A window from Bacteroidota bacterium encodes these proteins:
- a CDS encoding glutamate--tRNA ligase, whose protein sequence is MSKKVRVRFAPSPTGGLHLGGVRTVLYNYLFAKNMGGDFILRIEDTDQSRYVAGAEEYIFNCLEWAGLVPDESSKHGGNYGPYRQSERKESYRKYAEQLVKDGHAYYAFDTPEELEKMRQDLKTDQNPSPQYDQSIRMKMRNSLTLSSDEVKNLLDSNIRHVIRIKMPEHETVLFTDMIRGEVSFDTSLVDDKVLLKADGMPTYHLAVVVDDHLMKITHAFRGEEWLSSAPVHILLWKYLFGLDEMPQWAHLPLILGPNGKLSKRDGSKYGFPVFAMSWTDPKTNELTEGFKEKGFLPEAFINFLALLGWNDGSEQEIFTKEELIKKFSIERVHSGGAKFDYEKAKWFNHEWLKKLGVGSLTPGVRNLFADKGINDIDDLVLSKVIALVKDRCTLLTDFYDQSYFFFKSPEKWDVDAVKPKWNEAKQLFFAEVIRNYELNNDWSAVTLENNFKEIASVNAIKPGEVLLPLRIMLVGGKFGPGVFDIAEIIGKDETINRIKKALAAFG, encoded by the coding sequence ATGTCAAAGAAAGTTCGTGTTCGTTTTGCCCCCTCACCTACCGGTGGCCTGCACCTGGGCGGGGTAAGAACAGTATTATATAATTACTTGTTTGCAAAAAACATGGGTGGTGATTTTATTTTAAGGATTGAAGACACTGACCAAAGCCGCTATGTAGCCGGCGCTGAAGAATATATTTTCAATTGCCTTGAATGGGCGGGGCTTGTGCCAGATGAAAGCTCCAAGCATGGAGGAAACTATGGACCCTACAGGCAAAGCGAAAGAAAAGAATCATACAGAAAATATGCAGAGCAATTGGTGAAAGACGGTCATGCTTATTATGCATTCGACACACCTGAAGAATTGGAGAAGATGCGGCAGGATCTTAAAACCGATCAAAATCCTTCACCTCAGTATGATCAGAGCATACGTATGAAAATGCGGAACTCTCTTACGCTGTCGTCTGATGAAGTAAAAAACTTACTTGATTCAAACATCCGTCATGTTATTCGTATTAAAATGCCCGAGCATGAAACAGTGTTATTTACTGATATGATCCGTGGTGAAGTAAGTTTTGATACATCTCTTGTTGACGATAAGGTTTTATTGAAAGCTGATGGCATGCCTACCTATCACCTGGCTGTGGTGGTGGATGATCATTTAATGAAAATAACACATGCATTCCGCGGAGAAGAATGGCTATCGAGTGCCCCTGTTCACATTTTACTTTGGAAATATTTATTCGGTTTAGATGAGATGCCGCAGTGGGCTCACCTTCCATTGATCCTGGGTCCAAATGGAAAACTCAGTAAACGTGATGGCTCAAAATATGGATTTCCTGTTTTTGCTATGAGCTGGACCGACCCCAAAACAAATGAACTCACGGAGGGCTTTAAGGAAAAAGGATTTTTACCCGAAGCTTTTATAAATTTTCTTGCATTGCTTGGATGGAATGATGGCAGCGAGCAGGAAATTTTTACCAAAGAAGAGTTGATTAAAAAATTCTCGATTGAAAGAGTACATAGTGGCGGAGCAAAATTTGATTACGAAAAAGCAAAATGGTTCAATCATGAATGGCTGAAGAAGTTGGGAGTCGGGAGTTTGACGCCGGGAGTCAGAAATCTTTTTGCAGATAAAGGCATTAACGATATTGACGATCTTGTTTTATCTAAAGTGATTGCATTGGTAAAAGACCGCTGCACATTGCTCACTGATTTTTATGACCAGTCGTATTTCTTTTTTAAATCACCGGAGAAATGGGATGTTGATGCAGTTAAACCTAAATGGAATGAAGCCAAACAACTTTTCTTCGCTGAAGTCATCCGTAATTATGAACTAAACAACGACTGGTCTGCTGTAACACTTGAAAATAATTTTAAAGAGATCGCCTCTGTAAATGCAATTAAACCAGGTGAGGTATTATTACCCCTTCGCATTATGCTTGTGGGCGGAAAATTTGGCCCAGGTGTATTTGATATTGCAGAAATTATCGGCAAAGACGAAACTATCAATCGGATTAAAAAAGCATTAGCTGCTTTTGGTTAA
- a CDS encoding TatD family deoxyribonuclease, translating into MQITDTHSHIYLDEFATDRAEMLLRAEKEGVRKILMPAIDSQTHEQMLALEKLNPAQCFAMMGLHPCSVKENFKNELAIVKKYLSERNFKAVGEIGLDFYWDKTFVNEQIEAFQQQINLALNSDLPIVIHSRESIDQCIEVVKKMQNGKLKGVFHCFSGNIEQANEITGLGFYLGIGGVLTYKKSGLDKVLEQIDMKHIVLETDAPYLTPVPFRGKRNEPAYIKYVAEKLAEVKNISLEEVAAITTANAEILFGKL; encoded by the coding sequence ATGCAGATTACCGATACCCATTCGCATATTTACCTTGACGAGTTTGCAACCGACAGGGCAGAAATGCTTTTGAGGGCTGAGAAGGAAGGAGTTAGGAAAATATTGATGCCCGCCATCGACTCTCAAACCCATGAGCAAATGCTGGCTTTGGAAAAACTTAATCCTGCTCAATGTTTTGCTATGATGGGACTGCACCCATGCTCAGTAAAGGAGAACTTCAAAAATGAATTGGCAATTGTAAAAAAATACCTGTCAGAAAGGAATTTTAAAGCAGTTGGTGAAATCGGGTTGGATTTTTACTGGGATAAGACTTTTGTAAATGAACAGATAGAGGCATTCCAGCAGCAAATAAACCTGGCTCTGAATTCCGATCTACCGATAGTCATTCATTCCCGGGAGTCGATTGATCAATGTATTGAAGTGGTCAAAAAGATGCAAAACGGAAAACTCAAAGGAGTGTTTCATTGCTTTTCTGGAAACATTGAGCAGGCGAATGAAATAACCGGGCTTGGGTTTTACCTCGGTATTGGCGGCGTGTTAACTTATAAAAAATCGGGGCTGGATAAAGTGCTTGAGCAAATTGATATGAAGCATATCGTACTGGAAACAGATGCGCCTTACTTAACTCCTGTTCCTTTTCGGGGTAAAAGAAATGAGCCTGCTTATATAAAATATGTTGCAGAAAAACTGGCTGAAGTAAAAAATATAAGCCTTGAAGAAGTGGCGGCGATTACAACTGCGAATGCTGAAATATTGTTTGGGAAGCTTTGA
- a CDS encoding glycosyltransferase family 39 protein — MQSTRSTRNFLFILAIIKLIAPFFLQNSFYQPHRDEYLYLAEANHMDWGYMEIPPMLSVFAWITNFFGASMFWIRIWPALFGALTFLLVGRIILSLGGRVFALFLGWLPFMIDGYMRLFFLFMPGFLDVFFWTLMAFSVIRFIQTQQNKWLYVFGIAVGLGMMSKYSVAFYTLSILAGVLFTRQRKIFLNKHFYFACLIGLLIFLPNIWWQYNHRFPVINHMNELQEEQLKYNSALGFITSQFMMNLPCVFIWIAGLIFVIFKGQGKQFRFIAWTYLFVITLLIVLRGKDYYALGAYPVLFAFGAYQLEKATEIRLRWTRFAMVILPLALGLFAMPLIMPLAKPETLANYYKKTGLSKTGSFKWEDQDMHPLPQDFADMMGWKEMALKAGAVYNSLPQDQKMKTLVYGDGYFSAGALNYYREEAKLPEVYSDNASFLLWMPDKYDIKNLILVAHEIPDKDDIVFQQFEKMTIKDSINMPLFRENGMRIFLYENGNDSLNSIITKGVAELKSKFMR; from the coding sequence ATGCAATCAACCAGGTCTACAAGGAATTTTCTTTTCATACTGGCTATTATTAAACTTATAGCTCCCTTTTTTCTGCAAAATAGTTTTTACCAACCGCATCGTGACGAATACTTATACCTTGCAGAAGCAAATCATATGGATTGGGGCTATATGGAAATACCTCCAATGCTAAGTGTATTTGCATGGATCACAAATTTTTTTGGTGCTAGCATGTTCTGGATAAGAATATGGCCCGCATTATTTGGCGCTTTAACGTTCCTGTTGGTTGGGAGGATCATTCTTTCTTTAGGTGGAAGAGTTTTTGCATTGTTCCTGGGATGGCTTCCTTTTATGATTGATGGTTATATGCGTTTGTTCTTTTTATTCATGCCAGGCTTCCTTGATGTATTCTTCTGGACATTGATGGCATTCTCAGTTATTCGCTTTATTCAAACTCAGCAAAACAAATGGCTTTATGTTTTTGGAATTGCCGTAGGTCTTGGTATGATGAGTAAATATTCAGTTGCATTTTACACTTTAAGTATTCTTGCCGGTGTTTTATTTACACGTCAACGAAAAATATTTCTCAATAAACATTTTTATTTTGCTTGTTTGATTGGCTTGCTGATATTCCTTCCAAATATTTGGTGGCAGTACAATCATCGTTTCCCAGTTATCAATCATATGAATGAATTGCAGGAAGAACAGTTAAAGTATAATAGTGCCTTAGGCTTTATTACCAGTCAGTTTATGATGAACCTGCCTTGTGTTTTTATCTGGATCGCAGGATTGATATTTGTAATTTTTAAAGGACAAGGAAAACAGTTTCGCTTTATCGCATGGACTTACTTATTTGTAATTACACTACTGATTGTTTTAAGGGGCAAAGACTATTATGCTTTGGGAGCTTATCCCGTCTTATTTGCCTTTGGCGCCTATCAATTGGAAAAAGCTACTGAGATCCGGTTACGATGGACAAGGTTTGCAATGGTTATTCTGCCACTGGCATTAGGTCTGTTTGCGATGCCATTGATCATGCCATTGGCAAAACCTGAAACCCTTGCAAACTATTATAAAAAAACCGGCTTAAGTAAAACAGGAAGTTTTAAATGGGAGGACCAGGACATGCATCCTCTGCCACAGGATTTTGCTGATATGATGGGATGGAAAGAAATGGCTTTAAAAGCAGGAGCTGTTTATAATAGCCTGCCACAGGATCAAAAAATGAAAACGTTGGTTTATGGCGATGGCTATTTTTCGGCTGGGGCATTAAATTATTATCGAGAAGAAGCTAAGTTGCCTGAAGTATACAGTGACAATGCCTCCTTTCTTTTATGGATGCCAGACAAGTATGATATAAAAAACTTAATACTTGTTGCTCACGAGATCCCTGATAAAGACGATATCGTTTTTCAGCAATTTGAAAAGATGACTATAAAAGATTCCATTAATATGCCACTTTTCAGGGAGAATGGAATGAGGATTTTTTTATATGAGAATGGTAACGATTCTTTAAACAGCATCATTACAAAAGGTGTGGCTGAATTAAAGAGTAAGTTTATGCGTTGA
- a CDS encoding cobalamin B12-binding domain-containing protein, whose product MKRPIRVLVAKVGLDGHDRGAKVIATALRDAGMEVIYTGLRQTPEMVVNAALQEDVDAIGISILSGAHMTVFPKVIDVMKEKGMDDVLLTGGGIIPEDDMKKLNEMGVGKLFAPGTPTSEIASYISNWVKEHRSF is encoded by the coding sequence ATGAAACGACCTATCAGAGTTTTAGTAGCAAAAGTCGGTCTTGATGGACATGATCGGGGTGCAAAAGTTATTGCAACCGCACTACGTGATGCCGGTATGGAAGTAATTTATACCGGTCTCCGCCAAACACCTGAAATGGTAGTGAATGCCGCCTTACAGGAAGATGTGGATGCTATCGGTATCAGCATTCTTTCGGGTGCACATATGACTGTATTTCCGAAGGTGATAGATGTAATGAAAGAAAAAGGAATGGATGATGTTTTACTAACAGGTGGTGGCATTATTCCCGAAGACGATATGAAAAAATTGAATGAAATGGGTGTAGGAAAATTATTTGCCCCCGGTACACCTACTTCAGAGATTGCATCCTATATTAGTAACTGGGTAAAAGAACATAGAAGTTTCTGA
- a CDS encoding aldo/keto reductase, with protein MQYRKFGNTDLLISEIGFGAWAIGGGAMIGNTAIGWGDADDATSVKAIHAALDAGINFFDTADIYGLGHSENLLGKTIGHKSDIIIATKAGNVSRNEQFTVDYSKEYILKACDASLKRLKRGVIDYYQLHSARMQHLQNGECIEAMQQLQQEGKIRYWGISLNTFDPLPEAEYFLGHKIGNGFQLVLNLLNQKTLPLLKQSAENGYGAIVRMALQFGLLTGKFDKAAAFSANDHRKNRLTREVIDTSNSALGPVWQLCKKYNCSKTELALSYILSYPAVSTIIAGIRTPEQVKLNTSGLLQLDEADMKMIEELGRADFIRVMNLIQQQG; from the coding sequence ATGCAATACAGAAAATTCGGCAATACAGATTTACTGATAAGTGAAATTGGCTTTGGCGCCTGGGCTATCGGTGGCGGTGCTATGATTGGCAATACAGCTATTGGCTGGGGTGATGCAGATGATGCTACTTCAGTAAAAGCAATTCATGCAGCATTGGATGCTGGCATTAATTTTTTTGATACAGCCGATATTTATGGCCTGGGTCATTCAGAAAACTTATTGGGTAAAACAATTGGTCATAAAAGCGATATTATCATCGCAACAAAAGCTGGTAATGTTTCAAGAAATGAGCAATTCACAGTTGACTATTCAAAAGAGTATATTCTGAAGGCTTGTGACGCTTCATTAAAAAGATTGAAACGGGGCGTAATTGATTATTACCAGTTGCATTCTGCCCGGATGCAGCATTTGCAAAATGGCGAGTGTATCGAAGCAATGCAGCAATTACAGCAAGAGGGAAAGATCAGGTATTGGGGTATTTCATTAAACACATTTGATCCATTACCTGAAGCTGAATATTTTCTTGGACATAAAATCGGGAACGGGTTTCAACTGGTGTTGAATTTGCTTAATCAAAAAACATTGCCATTGCTTAAGCAATCTGCAGAAAACGGCTATGGAGCAATCGTTAGAATGGCTTTGCAGTTTGGATTACTAACAGGTAAGTTTGATAAGGCAGCAGCGTTTTCTGCTAATGATCATCGGAAGAATCGTTTAACGAGAGAAGTAATTGACACATCCAATTCAGCATTGGGGCCTGTTTGGCAATTATGCAAAAAATACAATTGCAGTAAAACAGAACTGGCGTTGAGTTATATACTCAGCTATCCTGCGGTGTCAACTATTATTGCAGGGATAAGAACTCCTGAACAAGTAAAACTCAATACAAGTGGTTTATTACAACTTGATGAAGCGGATATGAAAATGATTGAAGAGTTAGGACGAGCTGATTTCATTAGAGTAATGAATCTAATTCAGCAACAAGGTTAA
- a CDS encoding polysaccharide deacetylase family protein, which yields MTFVTPHYDKPKKNSFIRYFQRDHFFIKTPWWLKKLYPGYVWDIKATGKNLYLSFDDGPHPTITPFVLKCLSDYNAKATFFCIGQNVQKYPDVYKQIIEGGHSTGNHTNRHLNGWKTPDGEYLQDIREASAGISSNLFRPPYGRIRKSQVQLFKLQYPEMKIIMWNILTGDWAEDLKPEKCFEQIKSKITAGDIIVFHDTDKAFARLEFALPRVLEHFTNQGYKFERIVV from the coding sequence ATGACTTTTGTAACACCGCATTACGATAAACCAAAGAAGAATTCATTCATCCGGTATTTTCAACGTGATCATTTTTTTATTAAAACCCCCTGGTGGTTAAAGAAGTTATATCCCGGCTACGTGTGGGATATTAAAGCGACAGGAAAAAATTTATACCTGAGTTTTGATGATGGTCCTCACCCAACGATAACCCCATTTGTTTTAAAATGCTTGTCGGACTACAATGCCAAAGCAACATTTTTCTGCATTGGGCAAAACGTGCAGAAATACCCGGATGTGTACAAGCAAATAATTGAAGGTGGGCATTCAACCGGAAACCATACAAACCGGCATTTGAACGGCTGGAAAACACCCGATGGGGAATACCTCCAGGATATTCGTGAGGCATCAGCTGGTATCAGTTCAAATCTATTCCGGCCACCCTACGGCCGGATCAGGAAATCCCAGGTTCAGTTATTCAAACTGCAGTACCCTGAAATGAAAATCATCATGTGGAATATTCTTACCGGCGATTGGGCAGAAGATTTGAAACCGGAAAAATGTTTTGAACAAATAAAATCAAAAATCACGGCGGGTGATATCATTGTTTTTCATGATACCGATAAAGCCTTTGCCCGGCTTGAGTTTGCTTTGCCACGGGTGCTTGAGCACTTCACAAATCAAGGTTATAAGTTTGAAAGAATAGTTGTTTAA